In Syntrophomonas wolfei subsp. wolfei str. Goettingen G311, a single window of DNA contains:
- the greA gene encoding transcription elongation factor GreA produces the protein MAEEKEVVLTKEGLEKLENELEHLKSVKREEVAERIKQAIAFGDITENSEYEDAKNEQAFIEGRIISLEKTLKKARLMEDEDIRTDVVSLGSRITLKEMKSGREVTVTLVSSVESKLKDGKISDESPVGKAIMGKKVKSTVSVEAPAGTIKYKIIKVEK, from the coding sequence ATGGCGGAGGAAAAAGAGGTAGTTCTCACCAAAGAAGGCCTGGAAAAACTGGAAAATGAACTGGAGCACCTCAAATCGGTGAAAAGAGAAGAGGTTGCAGAACGGATTAAACAGGCTATTGCCTTTGGAGATATAACGGAAAATTCAGAATATGAAGATGCCAAAAATGAGCAAGCCTTTATCGAAGGACGCATAATAAGCTTGGAAAAAACCTTGAAAAAAGCCCGTTTGATGGAAGATGAAGACATACGCACCGATGTGGTTTCCTTGGGGTCACGCATCACTCTAAAAGAGATGAAATCAGGGCGTGAAGTCACGGTCACCCTGGTATCTTCCGTTGAGTCCAAGCTCAAAGACGGCAAAATTTCAGATGAATCCCCGGTAGGCAAAGCTATTATGGGTAAGAAAGTTAAATCCACCGTATCGGTAGAAGCACCCGCCGGAACTATTAAATACAAGATTATAAAAGTAGAGAAGTAG